The Magnolia sinica isolate HGM2019 chromosome 9, MsV1, whole genome shotgun sequence genome contains a region encoding:
- the LOC131256726 gene encoding rust resistance kinase Lr10-like, translating to MSINVFPSRRNFMSDNGFSDLGGSFDDTAKSMFENWSKSVDKMIGGAILYLLVMLAIALTIIICLKRAGMTVLTSYLSKSNSNVRKIPSPDLTVVTDNYITATAPLTFMAIPDRQAQRAAIDIFFSDMARARPIQFSPQQLEIFTHNYTTRLGSGGYGVVYKGEFPNGMQIAVKVIKGQSEKEVEEQFMAEVGTVGRTHHINLVKLYGFCFNPEKIALVYEYMGNGSIDKLLFDKDRLIGWDILHKIAVGTAKGIAYLHEECDPRIIHYDIKPENVLLGADFTPKVADFGLAKLCTRNRSLVTNNKFKGTPGYAAPEIWGRNPITHKCDVYSFGILLFEIVGRRRHAGDDPSENEEWFPVQVWKGFENGELAGLFGVCGISGGDGERAEKMVMVALWCAQRQPEARPVMSDVVKMLEGRAEIPMPPNPFQHLISSGRSGSVADSSNATETKTNATAVDSSFQTATDTIAILVDPSLETATEGIASVADSSSADICSSIPIMSKYEIQLVTLP from the coding sequence GGGGAGCAATACTGTATTTACTGGTGATGCTTGCGATCGCCCTCACGATCATCATTTGTTTAAAACGGGCTGGAATGACGGTGTTAACAAGCTATCTTTCGAAATCCAACAGCAACGTCCGAAAAATCCCATCACCGGATCTAACCGTTGTTACAGACAACTATATCACTGCAACTGCACCATTGACATTCATGGCAATTCCAGACCGGCAGGCCCAAAGGGCAGCAATCGATATATTTTTCAGCGACATGGCAAGAGCGAGGCCCATCCAGTTTTCACCACAGCaattagagattttcactcaCAATTATACCACAAGGTTGGGCTCCGGAGGCTATGGAGTAGTCTACAAAGGAGAGTTTCCGAACGGGATGCAAATCGCCGTTAAGGTCATCAAAGGGCAATCGGAGAAAGAGGTTGAAGAGCAGTTCATGGCGGAAGTGGGTACTGtaggtaggacccaccatatcAATCTGGTCAAGCTCTACGGATTCTGTTTCAACCCAGAGAAGATAGCACTTGTTTATGAATACATGGGCAATGGGTCAATCGACAAATTATTGTTCGACAAGGACCGTCTGATCGGGTGGGACATCTTGCATAAGATCGCAGTAGGGACAGCGAAGGGGATCGCATATCTCCACGAGGAGTGCGATCCAAGGATAATTCACTACGATATCAAGCCGGAGAATGTTCTCCTCGGCGCAGATTTCACTCCCAAGGTTGCAGATTTCGGGCTGGCGAAGCTATGCACTAGGAACCGATCGCTGGTAACCAACAACAAATTTAAGGGGACGCCAGGTTACGCAGCACCAGAGATCTGGGGCCGGAATCCGATCACCCATAAATGCGATGTGTATAGCTTTGGTATTTTATTGTTTGAGATTGTGGGGAGGCGGCGGCACGCCGGTGATGATCCGAGCGAAAATGAGGAGTGGTTTCCAGTGCAGGTTTGGAAGGGTTTTGAGAATGGAGAATTGGCAGGGCTGTTTGGTGTTTGTGGAATTAGCGGCGGTGATGGAGAGAGAGCAGAAAAAATGGTGATGGTGGCTCTGTGGTGTGCCCAACGCCAGCCTGAGGCAAGACCGGTCATGAGCGACGTGGTGAAGATGTTGGAAGGGAGAGCAGAAATTCCCATGCCACCGAATCCGTTTCAGCATCTTATTTCATCTGGTCGGAGTGGAAGTGTAGCTGATTCAAGTAATGCAACGGAAACTAAGACAAATGCAACTGCTGTAGATTCAAGTTTCCAAACAGCGACCGATACAATTGCAATCCTAGTGGATCCTAGTTTGGAAACAGCAACAGAAGGAATTGCAAGTGTTGCAGATTCAAGTAGTGCTGATATCTGCTCTTCCATTCCAATCATGAGCAAGTATGAGATTCAACTGGTGACCTTACCCTGA